The following are from one region of the Salvelinus fontinalis isolate EN_2023a chromosome 5, ASM2944872v1, whole genome shotgun sequence genome:
- the LOC129855687 gene encoding SAGA-associated factor 29 isoform X1, which translates to MKAHKLPKIACLLAELREVVVYSIASDFSEGSPLSSLSFSASSSCRSRGSGPVPERAVYPPSRARQSRERRNRILLVRGNIMSADTKIAELLTELHQLIKQTQEERSRSEHNLLNIQKTHERMQTENKTSPYYRTKLRGLYTTARADAEAECSILRHALDKIAEIKSLLEERRIAAKMAGVNSDNDPPRKTMRRGVLMTLLQQSAMTLPLWIGKPGDSPPPLCGAMPANSDYVAKQGDKVAARVKAVDGDEQWILAEVVSYSHSTNKYEVDDIDEEGKERHTLSRRRIIPLPQWKANPETDPEALFSKDQLVLALYPQTTCFYRALIHTHPHRPQDDYSVLFEDTSYADGYSPPLNVAQRYVVACKENKKK; encoded by the exons ATGAAAGCTCACAAACTACCAAAG attgcatgtttgctagcagaattgagggaagtggtggtttattcgatcgcctccgacttctcagaaggcagcccgctctccagcctctctttctccgcctcctcttcatgcAGATCACGGGggtcggggcctgttcccgagagaGCCGTATATCCTCCGTctcgggctcgtcagagtcgtgaaagaagaaacaggattctgctagtccgtg GCAACATCATGTCAGCGGACACCAAAATCGCTGAGCTTTTAACAGAGCTCCATCAACTCATAAAGCAGACGCAG GAGGAGAGGTCGCGCAGTGAACACAACCTGCTCAACATCCAGAAAACACATGAGAGGATGCAGACTGAGAACAAGA CCTCCCCTTACTACCGGACTAAGCTGAGGGGACTCTACACCACAGCCAGAGCAGATGCTGAGGCAGAGTGCAG TATTCTTCGTCATGCTCTCGACAAAATTGCAGAGATCAAATCCTTATTGGAGGAGAGGCGAATAG cggCTAAGATGGCAGGGGTGAACAGCGACAATGACCCCCCCAGGAAGACCATGCGGAGGGGGGTGCTGATGACGCTGCTCCAACAGTCAGCCATGACGCTGCCGCTGTGGATTGGCAAGCCAGGAGACAG TCCTCCTCCCCTGTGTGGGGCGATGCCAGCCAACAGTGACTACGTGGCCAAGCAAGGGGACAAGGTGGCAGCACGGGTCAAGGCCGTGGACGGAGACGAACAGTGGATCCTGGCCGAGGTGGTCAGCTACAGCCACTCCACCAACAA GTACGAAGTGGATGACATTGATGAGGAAGGAAAAGA gagACACACCCTGAGCAGGCGGCGTATCATCCCCTTACCCCAGTGGAAGGCCAACCCAGAGACAGACCCGGAGGCCCTGTTCAGTAAAGACCAGCTGGTACTGGCCCTCTACCCCCAGACCACCTGCTTCTACAGAGCCCTcatccacacacatccacaccgG ccccaGGACGACTACTCAGTGCTGTTTGAGGACACGTCGTACGCAGACGGCTACTCCCCGCCCCTCAACGTAGCTCAGAGATACGTGGTGGCCTGCAAAGAGAACAAAAAGAAGTAA
- the LOC129855687 gene encoding SAGA-associated factor 29 isoform X2 has protein sequence MSADTKIAELLTELHQLIKQTQEERSRSEHNLLNIQKTHERMQTENKTSPYYRTKLRGLYTTARADAEAECSILRHALDKIAEIKSLLEERRIAAKMAGVNSDNDPPRKTMRRGVLMTLLQQSAMTLPLWIGKPGDSPPPLCGAMPANSDYVAKQGDKVAARVKAVDGDEQWILAEVVSYSHSTNKYEVDDIDEEGKERHTLSRRRIIPLPQWKANPETDPEALFSKDQLVLALYPQTTCFYRALIHTHPHRPQDDYSVLFEDTSYADGYSPPLNVAQRYVVACKENKKK, from the exons ATGTCAGCGGACACCAAAATCGCTGAGCTTTTAACAGAGCTCCATCAACTCATAAAGCAGACGCAG GAGGAGAGGTCGCGCAGTGAACACAACCTGCTCAACATCCAGAAAACACATGAGAGGATGCAGACTGAGAACAAGA CCTCCCCTTACTACCGGACTAAGCTGAGGGGACTCTACACCACAGCCAGAGCAGATGCTGAGGCAGAGTGCAG TATTCTTCGTCATGCTCTCGACAAAATTGCAGAGATCAAATCCTTATTGGAGGAGAGGCGAATAG cggCTAAGATGGCAGGGGTGAACAGCGACAATGACCCCCCCAGGAAGACCATGCGGAGGGGGGTGCTGATGACGCTGCTCCAACAGTCAGCCATGACGCTGCCGCTGTGGATTGGCAAGCCAGGAGACAG TCCTCCTCCCCTGTGTGGGGCGATGCCAGCCAACAGTGACTACGTGGCCAAGCAAGGGGACAAGGTGGCAGCACGGGTCAAGGCCGTGGACGGAGACGAACAGTGGATCCTGGCCGAGGTGGTCAGCTACAGCCACTCCACCAACAA GTACGAAGTGGATGACATTGATGAGGAAGGAAAAGA gagACACACCCTGAGCAGGCGGCGTATCATCCCCTTACCCCAGTGGAAGGCCAACCCAGAGACAGACCCGGAGGCCCTGTTCAGTAAAGACCAGCTGGTACTGGCCCTCTACCCCCAGACCACCTGCTTCTACAGAGCCCTcatccacacacatccacaccgG ccccaGGACGACTACTCAGTGCTGTTTGAGGACACGTCGTACGCAGACGGCTACTCCCCGCCCCTCAACGTAGCTCAGAGATACGTGGTGGCCTGCAAAGAGAACAAAAAGAAGTAA
- the LOC129855683 gene encoding protein spinster homolog 1-like isoform X1 produces MSLADPTSDTTPFFSDDSEAEGSEEPGAGPNQRREVEEPASGVSSMRSVFTVIVLCFINLLNYMDRFTVAGVLPDIEQYFGINDGKSGLLQTVFICSYMFLAPVFGYLGDRYNRKMIMSVGIGFWSVVTLASSYMPREYFWLLLLTRGLVGVGEASYSTIAPTIIADLYVKERRTQMLSLFYFAIPVGSGLGYIVGSKVDDLAGDWHWALRVTPALGLVAVVLLLFVVKEPKRGAIEARPEHTLQRTSWLGDMKALCRNPSFVLSTFGFTAVAFVTGSLALWAPAFLFRAAVFNGERPPCVKGPCDTSDSLYFGIITVFSGILGVASGAEASRRLRLRTPKADPLVCALGLLLSAPFLYLAIVFAQASPIATYVFIFLGETFLSMNWAIVADILLYVVVPTRRATAEAFQIVLSHLLGDAGSPYLIGVVSDSLKQTDSYLWQFRSLQLSLLMCAFVAVGGGAFFLATALFIEKDRQHAANYTPSDDEPIVVPKRGRSTRVPVSSVLI; encoded by the exons ATGTCTCTAGCTGACCCCACCTCTGACACCACGCCCTTCTTCTCTGATGACAGCGAGGCGGAAGGCTCAGAAGAGCCTGGTGCGGGGCCTAACCAGCGCCGGGAAGTGGAAGAGCCAGCCAGCGGCGTGTCCAGCATGAGATCGGTGTTCACTGTTATCGTCCTGTGTTTCATCAACCTGCTCAACTACATGGACAGGTTCACCGTGGCTG GTGTTCTGCCCGACATTGAGCAGTACTTTGGGATCAATGATGGGAAGTCGGGACTGCTCCAAACAGTCTTCATCTGCAGCTACATGTTCCTGGCTCCTGTCTTTGGTTACCTGGGTGACCGGTACAACAGGAAGATGATCATGAGTGTGGGCATCGGCTTCTGGTCCGTGGTGACGCTTGCCAGCTCCTACATGCCCAGAGAA TATTTCTGGCTCCTGTTGTTGACGCGTGGCCTCGTGGGGGTAGGGGAGGCCAGTTACTCCACTATCGCCCCAACCATCATCgctgacctgtacgtcaaggagAGGAGGACGCAGATGCTCTCTTTATTCTATTTTGCCATTCCAGTGGGCAG TGGTCTGGGCTACATCGTGGGGTCAAAGGTTGATGACTTGGCAGGGGACTGGCATTGGGCCCTGCGG GTGACTCCTGCGTTAGGACTGGTAGCGGTGGTGTTGCTGCTGTTCGTGGTGAAAGAGCCGAAGAGGGGTGCTATCGAGGCCCGACCGGAGCACACTCTCCAAAGGACCAGCTGGCTGGGTGACATGAAGGCCCTTTGCAGAAA ccCCAGCTTTGTGTTGTCTACGTTTGGCTTCACAGCAGTAGCCTTTGTGACTGGCTCCTTGGCACTCTGGGCCCCGGCCTTCCTCTTCAGAGCTGCTGTCTTCAACGGAGAAAGGCCCCCCTGCGTTAAGGGGCCCTGCGACACCTCCGACAG CCTGTACTTTGGCATCATCACAGTTTTTTCGGGGATCCTGGGTGTGGCCAGTGGTGCAGAGGCCAGTAGGAGACTGAGGTTGAGGACCCCAAAGGCTGACCCCCTGGTGTGTGCTCTAGGACTCCTGCTCTCAGCGCCCTTCCTCTACCTCGCCATCGTCTTCGCTCAGGCCAGCCCCATTGCCACCTAC GTGTTTATATTCCTGGGAGAGACCTTCCTGTCTATGAACTGGGCCATCGTAGCGGACATCCTGCTG tACGTGGTGGTCCCCACGCGTCGCGCCACGGCTGAGGCCTTCCAGATCGTTCTCTCTCACCTGCTAGGAGATGCTGGGAGTCCTTATCTCATAGGCGTG GTGTCAGACTCTCTGAAGCAGACTGACTCGTACCTGTGGCAGTTCCGCTCCCTGCAGCTCTCCCTCCTCATGTGCGCTTTTGTGGCAGTGGGGGGCGGGGCTTTCTTCCTGGCCACCGCCCTCTTCATCGAGAAGGACCGTCAACATGCCGCAAACTACACACCCTCAG ATGATGAACCAATTGTTGTACCGAAGAGAGGCAGGTCCACGAGGGTGCCAGTATCCAGCGTTTTGATTTGA